A window of Pseudodesulfovibrio sp. S3 genomic DNA:
GAGGTTGGTCATCAGGACCTTGTAGTCGGGTTTGTTCATCCAGTAGATCATGAGCGCAAAAGACATGACCACGGCGACAGACAATCCGGCCATGAGTATGCGCTGTGACGTGGTACGGTCGGACCAGAATCCATGAACCTTGGATAAATATTCGGCGACGAACGGAGGCATGTTCTCTCTCCCGCAGCTAATTCGTTTTGCTTGTTACTCTTCGTTGAAAAACGCGACTAGAACGGCATCTGCATGATCTCTTTGTACGAGGTCATGATTTTGCTCCGGATCGCACCGGTCATTTGCATGGCCATTCCGGCCTTCTGCATGGTGATCATCAATTCGTGCACATTCTGGGTCTTTCCCGATGCGAATTCCTCGATCATCACCTTTTTTTCAGACTGCAGATCGTTGACCTTCTCCAGGGATGACTTCAGGGTTTGGTCGAATCCGTTAACAGGTTCCTGCGGTTTCCTGAGGCTGTCCGACACCGTGGATTCCACTGAACGGCGGCGGAGGTCCATGGCACTCTGATAGGCATTGATGGCGACGCTTTTGATAACCATTTACTCTTCTCCTTGTCCTTAACCCAAACCGATCTG
This region includes:
- the fliE gene encoding flagellar hook-basal body complex protein FliE, producing MVIKSVAINAYQSAMDLRRRSVESTVSDSLRKPQEPVNGFDQTLKSSLEKVNDLQSEKKVMIEEFASGKTQNVHELMITMQKAGMAMQMTGAIRSKIMTSYKEIMQMPF